In Scylla paramamosain isolate STU-SP2022 chromosome 1, ASM3559412v1, whole genome shotgun sequence, one DNA window encodes the following:
- the LOC135104801 gene encoding glycerol kinase-like isoform X2: protein MHTHDTDNRSLEIDPGDIKAVGITNQRETTVVWDRTTGLPLCNAIVWLDARTASTAEAILKETPGQNKDYLKDLCGLPISTYFSAVKLRWLLDNLPEVQEAAAQGNLLFGTVDSWLLWNLTGGLDGGLHVTDVTNASRTMLMNISTLQWDANLCKFFKIPMSILPEIRSSSEIYGYITKGPLLGIPISGVLGDQQAALVGQMCLSRGQAKNTYGTGCFLLYNTGTQIVQSEHGLLTTVGYKLGKKSPTIYALEGSVAIAGAAVTWLRDNLHVIKSSTDIEPLAKKVKDSGGVYFVPAFSGLFAPYWRSDARGTICGLTQASTSAHLARAVLEAVCFQTREILDAMQKDSGITLNKLQVDGGMTCNNTLMQLQADIAGVPVARPSMTETTSLGAAMAAGSAEGIEVWDLTKLTPLTNDDFTPSIMPEEREMRYEKWCMAVQRCMDWELPRDKQPGPDQEYRLLSSVPPSLFLLSSFFIIMVASHLHRS, encoded by the exons ATCTCTTGAAATTGATCCAGGAGACATCAAGGCTGTTGGAATCACCAATCAGCGGGAAACAACAGTTGTGTGGGACAGAACTACTGGACTGCCCCTATGCAATGCTATTG TGTGGTTGGATGCACGAACTGCCAGCACAGCAGAGGCAATCCTCAAGGAAACACCGGGGCAGAACAAGGACTATCTTAAAGACCTCTGTGGCTTACCCATCAGCACCTACTTCTCTGCTGTCAAGCTGCGTTGGCTTCTTGACAATCTGCCCGAAGTACAGGAGGCAGCAGCACAGGGCAACCTTCTCTTTGGCACTGTAGACTCCTGGCTATTATGG AATTTGACTGGTGGCCTGGATGGTGGGCTACATGTGACAGATGTGACCAATGCTTCACGCACTATGCTGATGAACATTTCCACTTTGCAGTGGGATGCCAATTTGTGCAA ATTCTTCAAGATTCCAATGTCAATTTTGCCAGAAATCAGGAGCAGTTCAGAGATTTATGGCTACATCACCAAAGGCCCATTGCTGGGGATACCCATTTCAGGG GTGTTGGGTGATCAGCAGGCAGCACTGGTGGGACAAATGTGCCTTTCCCGTGGCCAGGCCAAGAACACTTATGGCACTGGATGTTTCTTGCTCTACAATACTGGTACACAG ATAGTGCAGAGTGAACATGGTCTTCTCACTACAGTGGGTTACAAGCTCGGCAAGAAATCTCCTACCATATATGCACTAGAAGGTTCTGTTGCCATTGCTGGAGCTGCTGTGACATGGCTCAGAGATAATCTCCATGTCATAAAATCATCAACAGATATTGAGCCACTGGCTAAGAAAGTAAAAGACTCAGGGGGTGTGTATTTTGTGCCTGCCTTCTCTGGGCTCTTTGCCCCGTATTGGCGCTCTGATGCTCGAGG GACAATCTGTGGCTTGACACAAGCAAGTACAAGTGCCCATTTAGCACGTGCAGTGCTGGAGGCTGTGTGTTTCCAGACTCGTGAAATTTTGGATGCAATGCAAAAAGATTCTGGAATTACACTGAATAAACTACAAGTGGATGGTGGAATGACTTGCAACAATACTCTTATGCAATTGCAGGCAGATATTGCTGGAGTACCAGTTG CTCGTCCCAGTATGACTGAAACAACATCCTTGGGAGCAGCAATGGCAGCTGGATCAGCAGAGGGCATTGAAGTCTGGGATTTAACCAAACTCACACCTCTTACAAATGATGATTTCACACCTTCTATAATGCCTGAAG AACGTGAGATGCGATATGAAAAATGGTGTATGGCTGTTCAGCGCTGCATGGACTGGGAACTGCCCCGTGACAAGCAACCTGGACCAG ATCAGGAGTACCGCTTACTGTCATCAGTGCCACCaagcctcttccttctctcttctttttttataataatggtTGCTAGTCACCTTCACAGATCCTGA
- the LOC135105339 gene encoding uncharacterized protein LOC135105339 — MRGSQARPPPVCEPAEDTPTHPKRVYPGQGSVEAQELANAFVYVLRPEDDGTSTESDGMDCVWEIRANCRDQQDPVRIRERKRNYGCYVHYKAVTRERCGEKLEDLLGASEPYNYPQALARIVGRYRGGTKDSHSRAEMQTWSDPCCGSLLCVLTSLSSSECRPSLTRQPCLTTQFPFTNRHYLNTSQSSQPLPAFSHQTAFLHQSVLPHQATFPLISHCQPSLTSQPSLISQSSITTYCQSSLTSQPFLTSQSSLTGQPSLTSHSSLASQSFLIDQPSLPGQSSLTSHPSFTIHSSLNSQSSLTSQPSLTSQPFLPGQPSLTNHSSLTSPVLPYKPAFPHYPPLPHKPLLHQSLPALPHQLALSHQPLPAFPQQETRFLVINFRNLQRKER; from the exons ATGAGAGGCTCGCAGGCTAGGCCCCCACCTGTGTGCGAACCAGCCGAGGACACGCCTACACACCCAAAGCGAGTTTACCCCGGGCAGGGCTCTGTTGAGGCTCAGGAACTAGCAAATGCCTTTGTTTACGTCCTG AGGCCTGAAGATGACGGAACATCTACTGAAAGTGATGGAATGGACTGTGTATGGGAGATTAGGGCAAATTGTAGAGATCAGCAGGACCCAGTTCGGATtcgtgaaaggaagaggaactaTGGATGCTATGTTCACTACAAAGCAGTTACAAGAGAAAGGTGTGGAGAGAAATTAGAAG ATCTCCTGGGAGCTTCGGAACCTTACAACTACCCGCAAGCGCTTGCGAGAATTGTTGGCAGGTACCGGGGCGGAACAAAAGACAGCCACTCGCGGGCAGAGATGCAAACAT ggagcgATCCCTGTTGTGGATCCCTGTTGTGTGTGCTGACCTCCCTGAGCTCCTCTGAGTG CAGGCCTTCTCTCACCAGACAGCCTTGCCTCACTACCCAGTTCCCCTTCACCAACCGGCACTACCTCAATACCAGCCAGTCCTCCCAGCCATTGCCAGCTTTCTctcaccagacagccttccttcaccagtcaGTCCTCCCTCACCAGGCTACCTTCCCTCTCATCAGCCATTGCCAGCCTTCCCTCACCAGCCAGCCTTCCCTCATCAGTCAGTCCTCTATCACCACTTACTGCCAGTCCTCCCTCACCAGCCAGCCATTCCTCACCAGCCAGTCTTCTCTCACTGGCCAGCCCTCCCTCACTAGCCATTCCTCCCTCGCCAGCCAGTCTTTTCTCATTGACCAGCCTTCCCTCCCTGGCCAGTCCTCCCTCACCAGCcatccctccttcaccatccattcctccctcaACAGCCAGTCTTCTCTCACTAGCCAGCCCTCCCTCACCAGCCAGCCTTTCCTCCCTGGCCAGCCCTCCCTCACCAACCACTCCTCCCTTACCAGCCCAGTCCTCCCTTACAAGCCAGCCTTCCCTCACTATCCACCCCTTCCACACAAGCCACTACTGCATCAGTCACTGCCAGCCCTCCCCCACCAGCTAGCCTTGTCTCACCAGCCACTACCAGCTTTCCCTCAACAGGAGACTAGGTTTTTGGTGATTAACTTCAGGAAtttgcaaagaaaagaaagataa